tattttcaaattaatgaTTTTTTCTTATTAGAAGTGATATATAAAAATGTAATATACTAAGAAAGGTGTTATTTACACTAAAAAAGTGTTAATAACATTATTTATCTTTAAACTAACTTTccttatattataaaatttgttactTTTAAAAAAACTCAAATACAATGTTTTGTATTTGTATGTAAAAGAAGTAAAATATGGGGGAGCGTTATTACTTTTATTTTCATCGTAATTAAGAAACACTCCTCTTAATAATGTTTACTTATTTTAAGAATAGAGAAAGACATCAAAGTAAATAGAAGCTTGTCGGTTTGAGGTTGCATCAAGATCAAGAACTGTCAAAGGATGGAAAGTGAACTAGCATCTCAACAAATTTATTGAAGAAAAATCTAAATGATTGTACTTGATAGCAAGGGCAAACAACAAGAAAGGAAAACAGATGGCGGTGATAAAAATAAGAACTATTCTTGTCAATTTTCATTTCTGTTAATGATTAATCTCAGTACGAAAGAAGTGAAAATAGTAATAGAAAACAAATCACGGGCTTGTTTCACTCTGGTGTCATTGTATCTACAAGAATATGGGTCTGGTAGAGTTCGTTGGATTGTTTTTTGTAGCGAGTATATCCAGTTTTGATCGAGAGCGTGTAGAGTTCTTTTTGTAGCATATTTTCACTGAAATGAGTGTAAACTAACGAGCCGAGAGCAGAATTTTGCAAAACGATATGTTCTATGAGATTAAATGAGTAAATTTTATGGTATAGCATCTTTCTTGGAAAATATTTTTGCCCAATTAATAAGCTTTGTGTGTCAGATATTGCATTGCATTCTCATGTTTTTCCGTATGTTATTTTACTTTGGTTAAAGTGGGTTGTTTAATGATCGGAACCCTTTCGGGGTTTCTGTCAAAAGTTCTGAAAACAGAGAAGATACAAGCGAAACGGCCGAGGGAACATCAGTTTTGTAAGGTCGATAACATGTAGTCATGTACATAGAAAGGAAATTAGTTTGCAACAAATTCTTCGTGCGTGTGCATCAAACGCAATCTCAAGAAGAGAAAAGAGAAAGCACTGGAAAAAAACACAACTTAATGCCTATACATATTATTCCTACAGACATCACATGGTTCTCTCATCTCCTCCACTTTCAGCAGCCGAATTTGCTGGTTCACATGCAATACAGGGCCAAGGGGTTTACTCACTGTTGATCCATATGTCCCGAAGAAGTCGATATCTTACGGCATTTAGGCTTCCATTCTTGTTTGATATCCAAGTAGGCTTTACAGAAGATGAAGATGACTGGGAGAAGTCAAGGTGGACAGATTTCAACGGTGAATCTAATTCATCAAGCTCATCATCGCTCGTCTGAGATTTCTTGAGTAGCGAGGATCCATTTCGTGTCAGCAAAGAATGGCCATCACTTTCACCTGAGAAGCCGGCAATAGAAGAAGCTGATGGTGGCTCATACACAACTGGTGCTGCAGCACATGGGAAGGTCATAATGGAATCTTCCTCGGCATCAAAAGAATCCTGAGAGTTCATTATAATGGACCATACTTTCATGAATCAATAATTTCACTGTAACGAATGCCAGTACCATCGAAATGGTAAAAGAAATGCAGCAAGGAGaaagaaacaaaaaattaatgatATAAAAATTAAGGTTCTTCACAGATGATTCTACCCAGGAATTCAAGGCCTCAAGCACAACTCCAGGAATCGGGTCAGGACAAAACTCATCAGGGATGAAACAGTTGACAACCCTTCTTATTAGCGGAGGACCAAATGTTGGACAAACCTAGGGCCACAAGCAAAACCTCGTGAATAAAGAAACCACTATGCAATTTGGCTTAACAATGTTCCAAGGTACAAGCTAAACCTCTTTTCTAATTGTTTGACTCAATAGCATATCCTTTGGAAGCATCATAAGATCACTTAGTGCATTGAGAAGATGGAAAGGCTTCGATGTCGTATCAGATGATCTTTGCTCATCATCATCAGCAGTTTCTGAGCCACTCTCGTTTTCAGGCAATTCATCATCATCAATGCCAAAGAGATCTGTAAGCCATCTAGACCAATGTCCAATCTGTTATATTCAACACATGAATTAAAAAGATGGTTCAAGGTGCCATGCACCTTCCACGGCAATCAATAGCAAAACATAAACGAAGACAATTTGGGGAAGCCAGTATAAACGTAGATTGCTCAACAAAAGCTTATTTCATTCTTTATATGCATAAAGTAAAGTGACAAATATTTACACTAGTTATTTGAATTTGAGTGTTGTGATTTATGAGTGAAATGCTCACCGCATTTTTCAGTTGTGCACCAGCACCAAAGCTAGCTTTCCCCGCTGGAATAGGAAGCACGTCAGCATCACTAATGGGGTCAGCCACAGGATCTGTTGGGATTTCATCAGCTGATTCTCGAAGGATTGCATTGAGCATAGCGACATCTAATCGGGCGATCAATTGCTCCATTATCTGATCATGAGAAAGTGTACATTATAATCGGTAAAAATTCTCGAAGGATTGCATTGAGCATAGCGACGTCAAAATTTATTTGAGGTACAAATTGCTCATTTGTCTAGTAATTAACACACTAGGTAGCTACAGAATTGAATCCAAAAAACAAAGGAATTGTTGCATACATCTGATGTTTTAAAACgctgaaaattaaaattattcctTTCAAgacaaggaaaaaaaaattcatcatcGTTAGAATAAACTCCTCTCAAGTTCATATCTCTGTTGTCATATTACTTGATATCCATAAAAAACTTTTCAAACTTTATGTCATGCATTAGCTGAGCACATTTAAACATTTCAAGGCACACCCCTGTGCATAAGCATGTAAAGATTACCAGCCTAGAAAGAAGGGGCAAACATCCACAATCATGTCCTCCAGCTCGTACAGGACATATCCTTTCACATGCATCTCTGAAAGCCTTTTTCCAGAGTTCCAAAGAAAAATTTCCCTGTTGCTGCTCACTTGAACTAGCTGTTGTTAGGTGTAACTTGCTAGAGTCAGAATCCTTACTTCTATAAATTGATTTGGCAGCACCAGACTGCATGTGAGGAGTAAAAGTCTGGAAAAATAACAAAGACGCAACTGGTTGGTTTATTCAGGTCAAAGCTAGCAAATATACAAGTCCCAAATGATAACATCCAAGCAATTTAACAAGAGTAAGTCTTGGACGACGTGTTATCCAGATTGGCAACTCCAAACGTCACACAGAATTTGACAAATGACCCTGAAGAATGAAATAAAGAGAATACCTGCCACCATATGGACTCAATGATCCGGGAAAATATCCACATTTCAACCTTTTCTAATGCAGCGGCAAATGATAGAGGGTTCTCCCAGTCACCAACACTTCCCTCTGCAGCGCTTCTCATACCCTTGATGGGAAAGGAATCCCATTTAAGTGGCGATGTTTTCTTCTTTCCGTTCCGGTCCCCCAATGTTTCAGTGACAGGTCTAATAGAAACAGGTAGCTGACTGGCCCCAAGAGACTTGCTCATTATCACTCTAAGTACAATTGAATTTGAAAGCCAGAAAGTTAATCTGTATAACAATCAAGGTAGTATCAAGAATGTTAGATAAGATGAAAATATAAGTAAATAATAATGGAAGAAATAAAAAGACACGACTCTATGCTTGCAATGAATTGATCTGAAATTGAAACAACATATTTTAGCAGCTGATTAACTTAACTGCAATCATCAAATAGATTCCTGAATGATCACTTCGGCAGCAAAACCAAATTTGAGAGAGAAAATCTAGATTCTTTTGATGCACAATAATTGACTTATTAGCAACTACTTCAATCCTACTTTCCAGTTTATATTAACTTTCATAAAACAAAGACAGGCTACGGGTATGAAGATTGGACAAAGCCAAGGTTGTTCACAAGTTTGACTCCATTCAGCAGTATTTGTCAACTTATACTCcaaaaaatagaataaaaaaaataagggTGAAATGCACTATCATACCTCGGAACATCATTTCCACATGCTTTTGTAACTAACACTAATCCAGATACAATACTTTTGGCAGCACTCCCTCTCCTCGAATTTGGATTCTGTCTGCGAGCATGAAAATAGAGCCTTGACAGGCGTCGAGCTGGTGCATGGACTTTAGTCGTGGAGCTTCCATGTTCTGCAACAACAGAGTAAAGGCTAATCTCAATAGCAGCAGCCTCCCTCAACTCACCTTCTAGATTTTTAATTCTGTTCTCCAAATGCTGTACTACACTATCTGAAAGCAGGTTTTTTGTTTCTATTGTGTACAACCTATTGTCTTTATGCTCACTGCTTCGGACCGATCCATTTCTCCTGTTTGATTCAGGTGATGATCGAACTGATTTTACTTGCTTTGACTTATCACTGGTTGACAAATCACTAACAAAAGCAGTACTTTCCTCGGAGCCATAAACCTGACCATTTTCAAACAATATTACTTGCTTCTGGACGTCAACTGGAGAAGAGCCAGCCAACGGTCTATCCTCAATTTGCTGCCCTTCTTCATCCACAGTGTTTTTGTCGGCATAATCTTGATTATTTTCTCCAGTATCATTGTCTGCGGAACCATTTTGGGAAGAGTTAGTCCTTTCACCCTCAAGCATATCTTCTTTTAGTGAAAATGAAGCATCCGCATCATCGTGGCTGAGGTTAAGAGAAGAATCCCATGTATTATTGGTTCTGTTATCTAAGTCTGCAATTTTTTCTTGGGCAATAGGACAGGTAAAAATGCCTTCATCAGAACTTGGCTGTTTCGCCTCATCCCTCCCACCATCCACAGGATTTTCCAGAATAATGGCGCATCCACTTTCATGTTCTTCATCCTCTATGTTGGAACTCTGTTCTTTCCCCTTTCCTTCTGCAGTTAATGGCTGCAAACTTCGGGAAACAATTTTTCTTGAAATCCAAGCAAGATCAGAAGATAAATCCATCGAAGATGAACCGGATGAATCTCCGGTTAAATTCACATTAGATTCAGTCATTTTCTTCTCATCTAATTTCTCAACAAAATGATCAGGGGCATGGCCATTGTTTGCCTCTCCAGCACTACCATTCTCAGCAATTGCCATGTTCTGCAATTGATTGCCACCTCGCCATCAAATCATCATATACAACTTATCAACTAAAGAACGATTGAGTGTTAGTCGACTGATAAACTACTAAGATAGCACCTCCGATATTTGTACTACAGGCTACAGAGACTTCACACAGAATTATGAAATCATAAACCAGAAAAtagaattaataaataaaaggtGTTGGAGCAATGGTGAGGTATCTTACCTCTTTATGTTGAGGTGATAAACTCCCATTAGATTCAGCTGCTGAAGAAGTAATGGCCTGAGACGAGTGCGAAGAAACATCATCATCAGTATTATATGACGAAACCTCGGCTTCTTCTGCATATTCTTCCCTCATTAACGTAGAAACACATTCAAAATTATTTCTGTCCATTGAAGCTTCTCTCATCAAGCTGTCTTTCGAAGAGGAGCTCGTACGGCTCTTCTCAAATGGCTGGATTTTAAGGAAAAGAAGTGGCTGTGCGGTGTTCCTATATGTCCGTTTACAGTTAATGGGAACACTAACACTAAAACTCTCTTTAACAATACCATAATCTGCCAAGTCCAAAACAGCCGTTCCCAGTAGCTGACCTTTCACCGTCTTGTCCCTCCTTGGTTCATAAAGATTGAACTCGATGCAATTCTTCTGGAACGTTTCCCCGTCCCCTCCTTTGACAGACATATCACGCAACAGCGAAAAATGAAGCTTAAAAGATTCATTGAATTCAATCCTTCCATCACCAACATCGCCCCCAGTATCAAGCGAAGGGACGACTTGATTGGTTAAGCCAGAATTCCTATCACCATTCTCCCATTGGATCAGGACACCACGAAGATTTCTCAGTGACTGAGATGGGGGCCAGGGCTTAACCTCCTTGATGTGGATTATATAATCAAGCTGAGCCGAAGGGCCTTTCCTGGTATTGGTCCTAAGACCTAGAACCATGGTTACACAAACACACCTACTAGCTCCTCAGTGGGAACAATGTGCCTGAacagataaaataaaaaagaaaaacccACTCAATAAACAATTATTGGTCACACTTCAACAAGAATGGATCTTTAGTTCAGATAATGACATTCATTGCCAACACAAAAACGTGACTTCAAAACAAAACCATCCAGTGCATTGAAGACTATTtccagaaagaaagaaagagagagagGTTGAAACAATAAATGATTGCACATGCAGGTTCATTCAGCTCTGGATAATCATCAATGCGGTTCCATGGTAACCACAAACTTTATTACCTATGCCTGAATATAGTTCAGTATTCACATGACACTGTCCGGATGCAACTCTACAAAGCCACTTGAAGATTTATTAAATATACACGGATTAAAAAGTAAATTGAGTAAGAAAAGAAGACAAAATAAATCACTCCATTCACCGCCAATGCTCTGTAATAAGCTGGAACAAGAAAGGTTATTTTTTCCCCAAACAAATCGAGTTTATTCGAGATAATCAGATAAACCCAGATCCAGATACTACGGAGCAAACTCTTTGAGATTAATGTGATTAGATGaaacaaaaaaacaagaaaaaaactCGAGTAGTAGCAGAATGCAGTATGAATAAAAGCGTCATATTTACGGCACCGTACATGAGGATAATTAAGGCAGCTAACAGAGCATAATGGAAGTGGGTGGGGGAAGAGGAGAGCCAAAACGATGCGTTTTGGAGGAGATAGGGTGAGGAAGAAAGAAACAAGGTGCAGCGGAAGGTTGAGAGCGAAGCGAACAATTTATCTGAGATGTCTTTTTCGATACTTgaagaaaaatttattattattattgttgttgttgaaagattaaaaataatattttctttctacaaattaatatttaaattaaacgaAACAAATAAACAGCGACGTTGAATGTTTGCTACAAAAATGTATGCTTGATTTAGTGTCGGTgtgcattttctttttaatataataaattccATATACTACAACAGCCCATGTCGGATTCGAAAAGCACATGTAAAGAAAGATTgctattattttaaatgatgtcaaaaaatCATTGAAATAAAAATTCGAAGAAAGAAGTTTGAATGTAATTTGAAAATATACGTACTGCGGATATCCATCCCCTCAGATAATAAAACAACATTAGTTGAAATTTATATTGGCAAAATTGTATTTGTAGATACCCAAATTTAATTCAATACAAAAACcaaacaattattgcaccagCCGGTGGTTGACATGTCTCTATCAAGATTATGTTGCCACGATTCATTTTGTTTTCTCTGTTGTGTGATTGGATTTTGGCAATTCTGGCAACAACTGGCTTTCTCACATCTTTCAGTAAAAAAATCATAGAATCTTGACAAACAGGCTGTAATCAGTAGATTTCTCCATGCGCATTATAAAAACAacactcattctcatcttaacTGAAGCTCTGTTTGTGATGTATCTGATTTCTGATCTGCATCAGCAGTGGCCTGGACTTGAGCCGCGTATTGCAAATTCCAGAGGACGTCCTCAAACGAGGGAAGACTGGAGGATTCAGGCGATATACATTTATTTGTGATAGAGATGACAATCGATAAAGACTCTTGCGAGCTAGTGGTTAACACGACGGGATCCACTATTTTTCGCCTGTAATCTTGGCTGCTGAAGGATGCCTGGCATTTCATTTTATTGCAAATAAGATTATTTGCTATTTCTCAAGCTGACGACTAAATGATTGCGGCTACTTACCATTTCATTCACAAGAAATTCTTCTCCTTTTTCACTAACAACAGGACCCACGAGGGATTCAAGCATTATAAACCCGAAGCTGTAAACATCATCCTCTAACTTTGCCTCATGCCTGGGAACAAACcatttcttaaaaataaaactgaATTGGAAACGATGACTTTGTTTGAGAAAAACTAGAAACACTCTACTGCAATTATGGAAAAGATGAACTAGTAAAAACGCAGCATTTTTGTTGTGATTAATGTTCATAGATGGAAAAGCTATAAAAGGAACCTTTTTTTTACCTTGGTTTGAATCCATAGCCCTTAGCCTACAACCAGAAACGTGAAACTGTTTAGATGCATGCAGCTCATACAATATTATCCAAATACGGTCTAAATATTAAAGAGGGCATACTTCAGCATTTTCCGTTTCATCTGCAATGATGGACATCCCGTAGTCACTCAGTTTTGCTATCCCGTGCTCGTCAAGCAGTACATTATTTGTCTTCAGCCGATTACTGAAGCAGGGGGGAATTACCCCAGTGTGCAAAAAATGTACAGCCTTGGCAACACCAATCAGCACCGCCAATCTGTCCGACCACTTTTGTACCTTTTCAGGACTTGTTTCTGCGAAAGATCATGGTACAATTTAAGTTCTAAAGAGTTCCACACATGGTTTACATCCTCCTTGTAGACATAGACAAAGGATTCCTCGCTAATTTAAGACCAGACTGATTCAGGTACCTGAAAGAAGAGAGCGAAAGTTCCCACTGGGAACAAATTCATACACAAGGAACAATCTATCTGTTGCTGAATCAATACAATGACCTAGAAGGCCAACTAGGTGCGGGTGTGAAAGTTTTGAGAGCAAATCCAGCTGCAGTTTGAGGTTCCGGATTGAGTATTTTCTCTGTAAAGCCAAATATCGTACTGCAACGAGGGTACCATTTCCTAACCTTCCCTTGTAAGCCTGAAGAAATGGAGGAGGAATGCTAAAAATGTATATCCCAACAAAGTTGCAAGACATTACTTTGCATAAGCTTACTCCGTTTTCTATAAACAGCAGAAATGATTCGGAATGTAATGTGGTTCTCTTAACAGTTTCCTCGCAGTGAAAATGATTTTGAGTTAACTACGCTGATTTATTCGTTAGTTCACTTCATCAAAACCTTTTACTTAAGTCTGTCCCTCAAGTCAAGATCAGATAACCTTTAACGCACATTTACTGCATTAGTAATCATTATAACGGCATCTAACAGAAAAGGTAAATGCATCCATGATCATTAAGTAGGACAtgacaaatattttaaatgacaCGTGCCTGTAAAAACCAAAGACGGacaaagaaaaaagaaatttaCTGCTTGAACATAAGAGTTTCTTTACTTTTCCGCGAAAAATGGCCTTGAAACCATGGTTCCAAGCAGACAAAAATGATGTCACGCCAACACTTCCTCGCCGTTTCTCTCTATCATATTCATTAAAAACTTGAATGCATACAAGGGCAGTGAGAGTCCATGGCAATGTTGTGAGGTACCTTTCCAATGGAGCCCTCGCCCAATAAAACCGCTTGATGAAAACCATTTGTGGCTTCTTCCAATTCTTCAATAGAAAACACCGTATAAGCTGGAGCATTTTGCGTCCCCATTTTTGCTGCTAGAGAAATGATCCCTGAAGTGCAGAAAAAGGTCAAAGGTGACGGGACCCAAACAATCCACGATGAGCTTGCACTCACAAAATTGATAATAACAATATCAAAGAAACAGTGTAGCTCAGGGAGACACCTCCAATACCTCAAGTAAATGTCCTTATATGCTAAATATCACTGAAGAATACAATACAATTCAAAACTTATTTTCTATTGAACTTACTGGCATTTACTAGAAGTTCAGGGGAAATCCCTGATGGTGGATCATCGTGTACGACCTTAGCTGGGCTACGTTGAACTATTGTCCCCTGTTTGTGCCGTCTTTTACAGAAAAAGAGAAGCCGAACTGCCAAGAGGGTCAGCACAATAAATACTATACCCCCAATTACACCAACCAGCAGAGATATTTCCTTCACtgtggattttttttttcttttatccaTTTCTTTACAGTATGCTGCAGGATGCTGGTTTCTGGAGTCAATGGAGAAGCAATTTCCACTAATTTTAACTAATCTATTATCCGCGGTGCTCAAGCAACTAGGAAGCAGACCTATGAATCTATTGTCAGAAAGATCAACCAGACTAAGTGCTTCGCCACACTTGAGATCCTCTTGAAGAGACCCACCAAGAATGTT
This is a stretch of genomic DNA from Primulina eburnea isolate SZY01 chromosome 11, ASM2296580v1, whole genome shotgun sequence. It encodes these proteins:
- the LOC140806374 gene encoding probable inactive leucine-rich repeat receptor-like protein kinase At3g03770, which translates into the protein MVYSRTFVLMLLSWIFFASSTIQLVSYETQVLLQLRKHMEYPMFLNVWENFNGDLCNFASPPQISIKCENDSVTELRIMGDKPSKVGEFNGFAMPNQTLSQSFSIDSFVVTLTRLLSLRVVSLVSLGIWGPLPDKLYRLNSLEVLDLSSNFIFGSIPPRMSRLAKLRTLTLDGNFFNDTVPEWLDSLTNLARLSLKNNRLKGPLPSSVSKITTLSEIVLSHNLLSGKLPDLTGLSNLQLLDLRGNNFDSQLPFVPAGLANVFLSNNSFSGLIHEQFGTLNELQHLDLSKNFLSGTPPAALFSLPNISYLNLSSNILGGSLQEDLKCGEALSLVDLSDNRFIGLLPSCLSTADNRLVKISGNCFSIDSRNQHPAAYCKEMDKRKKKSTVKEISLLVGVIGGIVFIVLTLLAVRLLFFCKRRHKQGTIVQRSPAKVVHDDPPSGISPELLVNARIISLAAKMGTQNAPAYTVFSIEELEEATNGFHQAVLLGEGSIGKAYKGRLGNGTLVAVRYLALQRKYSIRNLKLQLDLLSKLSHPHLVGLLGHCIDSATDRLFLVYEFVPSGNFRSLLSETSPEKVQKWSDRLAVLIGVAKAVHFLHTGVIPPCFSNRLKTNNVLLDEHGIAKLSDYGMSIIADETENAEAKGYGFKPRHEAKLEDDVYSFGFIMLESLVGPVVSEKGEEFLVNEMASFSSQDYRRKIVDPVVLTTSSQESLSIVISITNKCISPESSSLPSFEDVLWNLQYAAQVQATADADQKSDTSQTELQLR
- the LOC140806373 gene encoding uncharacterized protein → MVLGLRTNTRKGPSAQLDYIIHIKEVKPWPPSQSLRNLRGVLIQWENGDRNSGLTNQVVPSLDTGGDVGDGRIEFNESFKLHFSLLRDMSVKGGDGETFQKNCIEFNLYEPRRDKTVKGQLLGTAVLDLADYGIVKESFSVSVPINCKRTYRNTAQPLLFLKIQPFEKSRTSSSSKDSLMREASMDRNNFECVSTLMREEYAEEAEVSSYNTDDDVSSHSSQAITSSAAESNGSLSPQHKENMAIAENGSAGEANNGHAPDHFVEKLDEKKMTESNVNLTGDSSGSSSMDLSSDLAWISRKIVSRSLQPLTAEGKGKEQSSNIEDEEHESGCAIILENPVDGGRDEAKQPSSDEGIFTCPIAQEKIADLDNRTNNTWDSSLNLSHDDADASFSLKEDMLEGERTNSSQNGSADNDTGENNQDYADKNTVDEEGQQIEDRPLAGSSPVDVQKQVILFENGQVYGSEESTAFVSDLSTSDKSKQVKSVRSSPESNRRNGSVRSSEHKDNRLYTIETKNLLSDSVVQHLENRIKNLEGELREAAAIEISLYSVVAEHGSSTTKVHAPARRLSRLYFHARRQNPNSRRGSAAKSIVSGLVLVTKACGNDVPRLTFWLSNSIVLRVIMSKSLGASQLPVSIRPVTETLGDRNGKKKTSPLKWDSFPIKGMRSAAEGSVGDWENPLSFAAALEKVEMWIFSRIIESIWWQTFTPHMQSGAAKSIYRSKDSDSSKLHLTTASSSEQQQGNFSLELWKKAFRDACERICPVRAGGHDCGCLPLLSRLIMEQLIARLDVAMLNAILRESADEIPTDPVADPISDADVLPIPAGKASFGAGAQLKNAIGHWSRWLTDLFGIDDDELPENESGSETADDDEQRSSDTTSKPFHLLNALSDLMMLPKDMLLSQTIRKEVCPTFGPPLIRRVVNCFIPDEFCPDPIPGVVLEALNSWDSFDAEEDSIMTFPCAAAPVVYEPPSASSIAGFSGESDGHSLLTRNGSSLLKKSQTSDDELDELDSPLKSVHLDFSQSSSSSVKPTWISNKNGSLNAVRYRLLRDIWINSE